A single region of the Geobacillus subterraneus genome encodes:
- a CDS encoding DEAD/DEAH box helicase: MAKTQFTRFPFQPFLIEAIQALRFYKPTEIQERIIPRALRGESMVGQSQTGTGKTHAYLLPIIEKIDPERAEVQAVITAPTRELATQIYHETLKITKFCPKDRMIVARCFIGGTDKQKALEKLHVQPHLVIGTPGRINDFIREQALTVHTARILVVDEADLMLDMGFITDVDQIAARMPKELQMLVFSATIPEKLKPFLKKYMENPTFVQVEPKQAANENIEHVLIPLRGREKVKLLYDVLVSYNPYLAIVFVNTRKRADEVADLLAEQGLKVGVLHGDLTPRERKKMMSQILDLAFQYVVATDLAARGIDIEGVSHVINYELPDDLQFYIHRAGRTARAGYSGIAATIYEPADQDAIARLEKMGVSFVHRDLVRGEWKELPPWNRRGKRAGEKEDELAPLVAKLKQAKQVKPGYKKKLRAELERKKKRLSRFKKS; the protein is encoded by the coding sequence ATGGCGAAGACGCAGTTTACCCGTTTTCCATTTCAGCCGTTTTTGATCGAGGCGATTCAAGCGCTTCGTTTTTATAAACCGACGGAAATTCAAGAGCGCATCATTCCGAGGGCGCTGCGCGGGGAGAGCATGGTCGGCCAGTCGCAGACCGGGACGGGAAAAACGCACGCCTATTTATTGCCGATCATCGAAAAGATCGACCCGGAGCGCGCGGAGGTGCAGGCGGTCATCACAGCGCCGACGCGTGAGTTGGCGACGCAAATTTACCATGAAACGTTAAAGATCACGAAATTTTGCCCGAAAGACCGGATGATCGTCGCCCGTTGTTTCATCGGCGGGACGGATAAGCAAAAGGCGCTCGAAAAGCTCCATGTGCAGCCGCATCTTGTCATCGGCACGCCCGGACGCATTAATGATTTTATCCGCGAGCAGGCGCTTACTGTGCACACGGCGCGCATCCTTGTCGTCGATGAAGCCGATTTGATGCTTGATATGGGCTTTATCACTGACGTCGACCAAATCGCGGCCCGGATGCCGAAAGAGCTGCAAATGCTCGTCTTTTCGGCGACGATTCCGGAAAAGCTGAAGCCGTTTTTGAAAAAATATATGGAAAATCCGACATTCGTCCAAGTCGAGCCGAAACAGGCGGCGAATGAAAACATTGAGCATGTGCTTATTCCACTGCGCGGGCGCGAAAAGGTCAAACTGCTTTACGATGTGCTTGTCAGCTACAATCCGTATTTAGCCATTGTGTTCGTGAATACGAGAAAAAGGGCTGATGAAGTCGCTGATCTGCTTGCTGAACAAGGATTGAAAGTCGGCGTGTTGCACGGCGATTTGACGCCGCGCGAGCGCAAAAAGATGATGAGCCAAATCCTTGATTTGGCGTTTCAATACGTCGTCGCCACCGACTTGGCCGCGCGTGGCATTGATATCGAAGGTGTCAGCCATGTCATCAACTACGAGCTGCCTGATGATTTGCAGTTTTACATTCACCGCGCCGGGCGGACAGCACGCGCCGGCTATAGCGGCATTGCGGCGACCATTTACGAGCCGGCCGACCAAGATGCGATTGCCCGATTGGAAAAAATGGGGGTTTCATTTGTTCATCGCGATCTCGTGCGCGGCGAATGGAAGGAGCTGCCGCCTTGGAACCGGCGGGGCAAGCGGGCCGGTGAGAAGGAAGATGAACTCGCGCCGCTTGTCGCCAAGCTGAAACAAGCGAAACAAGTCAAGCCGGGCTATAAGAAAAAGCTGCGCGCCGAGCTCGAGAGGAAGAAAAAGCGGCTGAGCCGCTTCAAAAAATCGTAG
- a CDS encoding deoxyribonuclease IV: protein MLKIGSHVSMSGKKMLLAASEEAASYGANTFMIYTGAPQNTRRKAIEELNIEAGREHMKAHGIADIVVHAPYIINIGNTTNPDTFALGVDFLRAEIERTEAIGAKQLVLHPGAHVGAGAEAGLRQIIRGLNEVLTREQTVEIALETMAGKGSECGRTFEELAYIIDGVAYNDKLSVCFDTCHTHDAGYDIVNDFDGVLAEFDRIIGLERLKVLHINDSKNPRGSRKDRHENIGFGHIGFHALNYIVHHPQLTDVPKILETPYVGEDKNDKKPPYKHEIAMLRAQTFDDQLLEKIVADAQ, encoded by the coding sequence ATGTTAAAAATTGGTTCACACGTCTCGATGAGCGGCAAAAAAATGCTGCTTGCCGCCAGCGAGGAGGCGGCATCGTACGGGGCGAACACGTTTATGATTTACACCGGTGCGCCGCAAAACACAAGGCGCAAAGCCATCGAGGAGCTGAATATTGAAGCCGGGCGCGAGCATATGAAGGCGCACGGCATTGCGGACATCGTCGTTCACGCTCCGTACATTATCAATATCGGCAACACGACAAATCCCGATACGTTCGCGCTTGGTGTTGATTTTTTGCGCGCCGAAATTGAACGGACGGAAGCGATCGGGGCGAAGCAGCTTGTGCTGCACCCGGGCGCCCATGTCGGCGCCGGAGCGGAAGCCGGGCTTCGGCAAATCATCCGCGGACTGAACGAAGTATTGACGCGCGAACAGACGGTCGAAATCGCTCTTGAAACGATGGCCGGAAAAGGATCGGAATGCGGGCGCACGTTTGAAGAACTGGCGTATATTATCGATGGCGTCGCCTATAATGACAAGCTGTCCGTCTGCTTTGACACATGCCATACGCATGACGCCGGCTATGATATTGTCAACGATTTTGACGGCGTCCTTGCCGAATTTGACCGGATCATCGGTCTAGAACGGCTGAAAGTGCTGCATATCAACGACAGCAAAAATCCGCGCGGCAGCCGAAAAGACCGCCACGAAAACATCGGTTTCGGCCATATCGGATTTCATGCGCTGAACTACATCGTCCATCACCCGCAGCTGACAGACGTTCCAAAAATTTTAGAAACGCCGTATGTCGGGGAGGACAAAAATGATAAAAAACCGCCGTACAAGCATGAAATTGCTATGCTGCGGGCGCAGACATTCGATGATCAGCTGCTTGAAAAAATTGTTGCTGACGCGCAATGA
- a CDS encoding DUF2624 domain-containing protein gives MNFYQQIVKQKLKTITPEQLVAYSQDYDLPITVSQAKKILHLARTNDINIFDPKERKKWVRELAKITSPEIAKKANELFLKFVQKK, from the coding sequence ATGAACTTTTACCAACAGATTGTCAAACAAAAGTTAAAAACGATCACCCCGGAACAACTCGTTGCATACAGCCAAGATTACGATTTGCCGATTACGGTCAGCCAGGCGAAAAAAATTCTTCATCTTGCCCGGACGAATGACATTAACATCTTCGACCCCAAAGAGCGGAAAAAATGGGTGCGCGAGCTGGCTAAAATCACTTCGCCGGAGATTGCCAAAAAGGCGAACGAACTGTTTTTAAAATTTGTACAAAAAAAGTAA
- a CDS encoding YitT family protein, producing the protein MTPKQHKKEPLKRVLYRVLMIAMGASLAAFAIERLLVPNKMIDGGIIGVSLILDYLIPDEWRLLNFATLVILLNAPFMYFGYKHIGKTFMLSTILGVVILGVTERMFHHFSPLTTEPVLATVFGGLALGLGVGLVIRHGGSLDGTEILGLLLTKKIPFSVGEFVMFVNVFIFGWAAFVLGVEPAMYSVMTYYIASKTIDAVIEGLDETRAAFIVTDFYEEVSDAILHRLGRGTTKLLGKGGYTDEQKEIIYAVVTRLEVTKLKSIVNEIDPNAFITIMATHEVRGARFKSAIH; encoded by the coding sequence TTGACGCCAAAGCAGCATAAAAAAGAACCGTTGAAGCGCGTGTTGTACCGGGTGTTGATGATCGCTATGGGGGCTTCCTTGGCGGCGTTTGCCATCGAGCGGCTGCTCGTTCCGAATAAAATGATCGATGGCGGCATTATCGGTGTATCCCTTATTTTGGATTATTTAATTCCAGACGAATGGCGGCTGCTCAACTTTGCCACGCTCGTCATCCTCTTAAACGCCCCGTTTATGTATTTTGGCTATAAGCACATCGGCAAAACGTTTATGCTGTCAACGATTTTAGGCGTTGTTATTCTCGGTGTCACCGAACGGATGTTTCACCATTTTTCCCCGCTGACGACCGAGCCGGTTTTGGCGACTGTCTTTGGCGGCTTGGCGCTCGGGCTTGGTGTCGGTCTTGTTATTCGCCATGGCGGGTCGCTGGATGGGACAGAAATTTTAGGCCTCTTACTGACAAAGAAAATTCCGTTTTCCGTCGGCGAGTTCGTCATGTTTGTCAACGTGTTTATTTTCGGCTGGGCAGCGTTTGTGCTTGGGGTCGAGCCGGCGATGTATTCGGTGATGACGTACTACATCGCCTCCAAGACGATCGATGCGGTGATTGAAGGGCTCGATGAGACGCGGGCGGCCTTTATTGTCACTGATTTTTATGAAGAAGTTTCTGATGCCATTTTGCACCGCCTCGGCCGCGGGACGACGAAGCTGCTTGGCAAAGGCGGCTATACGGACGAGCAAAAAGAAATCATTTATGCTGTCGTTACGCGTCTGGAAGTGACCAAGCTGAAATCGATCGTTAATGAAATCGACCCGAATGCGTTCATTACCATTATGGCGACGCATGAAGTGCGCGGGGCCCGTTTCAAATCGGCGATTCATTGA
- a CDS encoding metal ABC transporter ATP-binding protein: protein MENRLVVQVEDVSFRYEKEEVLEHVNLAVPKGAFLGLVGPNGSGKSTLLKCVLGLLKPDRGRISLFGEPIESFREWHRIGFVSQKANSFNRGFPATVEEVVMSGLTAKRGLFRLLTKEDRRAVEAALEAVGLCGLAKRNIGELSGGQQQRVFIARALASKPDLLILDEPTVGVDARHVHEFYELLGDLNRRGLTLVLVTHDIGTITDRVTHIACLNKRLYFHGNVKEFERLGDEEISRFYGHSLHVLSHQH from the coding sequence ATGGAAAACAGGCTTGTCGTGCAAGTCGAGGATGTATCATTTCGCTATGAAAAAGAAGAAGTGCTCGAGCATGTCAATTTGGCGGTGCCAAAAGGAGCGTTTTTAGGGCTGGTTGGCCCGAATGGTTCCGGAAAGTCAACGCTCTTAAAATGCGTGCTCGGTTTGTTAAAACCGGACCGCGGCCGCATCTCGCTGTTTGGCGAGCCGATCGAGTCGTTCCGTGAATGGCATCGGATCGGCTTTGTGTCGCAAAAAGCGAACAGCTTTAACCGCGGGTTCCCGGCGACCGTCGAGGAAGTGGTGATGAGCGGATTGACGGCCAAACGCGGTTTGTTTCGCCTACTGACGAAAGAAGACCGCCGCGCGGTTGAGGCGGCGTTGGAGGCGGTCGGTTTGTGCGGCTTGGCGAAGCGCAATATCGGCGAGTTGTCCGGCGGCCAGCAGCAGCGGGTGTTTATCGCCCGCGCTTTGGCGAGCAAACCGGATCTGCTGATTTTAGACGAGCCGACCGTCGGCGTTGACGCCCGCCATGTGCATGAGTTTTATGAGCTGCTCGGTGATTTGAACCGCCGCGGCTTGACGCTTGTGCTCGTGACGCACGACATTGGGACGATCACGGATCGGGTAACCCATATCGCCTGCTTAAACAAGCGCCTCTATTTCCACGGAAACGTGAAAGAGTTCGAACGGCTTGGCGACGAGGAGATTTCACGGTTTTACGGCCATTCGCTTCACGTTCTCTCCCACCAACATTAA
- a CDS encoding metal ABC transporter permease: MWEAIWQYEFLRNAFLAGILTGFAAPLLGVFIVVRRLSLIADALSHVTLAGIAAGLLLGSAVPAAGWNPLYIGMGFSVAGSLLIEKLRAVYRHYEELAIPIILSAGIGLSVILISIANGFNTDLFSYLFGSVSAVSGADVWAAFAVAVIAAAIIFAFYKELFLLSFDEEYARVSGVRAKFIHFLFIVLVALVIAASMRIVGVLLVSSLMTLPVAASIRIAKSFKQAIAFSIFFGELSVIAGLLAAYELDWAPGGTIVVLAVAILLLVLGWKKWKRGR, translated from the coding sequence GTGTGGGAAGCCATTTGGCAATATGAATTTTTGCGCAATGCGTTTTTGGCCGGCATTTTGACCGGATTTGCCGCGCCGCTGCTTGGAGTGTTTATTGTTGTTCGGCGCCTGTCGCTCATCGCTGATGCGCTGAGCCATGTGACGCTTGCTGGCATTGCTGCCGGGCTGCTGCTCGGTTCAGCGGTGCCGGCCGCCGGATGGAATCCGCTTTACATCGGGATGGGCTTTTCCGTTGCCGGTTCGCTGCTCATTGAGAAGTTGCGCGCGGTTTACCGCCACTATGAAGAGCTCGCGATTCCGATTATTTTATCGGCCGGCATTGGTTTAAGTGTTATTTTGATTTCCATCGCTAATGGGTTTAACACCGATTTGTTTTCGTATTTGTTCGGCAGCGTCAGCGCCGTAAGCGGCGCCGACGTTTGGGCGGCGTTCGCCGTCGCTGTAATTGCTGCCGCCATCATTTTCGCATTTTACAAGGAGCTGTTTCTCCTTTCATTTGATGAGGAGTACGCCCGCGTCTCCGGCGTTCGCGCCAAGTTCATTCACTTTTTGTTTATTGTGCTCGTCGCCCTTGTCATCGCGGCATCCATGCGCATCGTCGGCGTGTTGCTCGTTTCTTCGCTAATGACGTTGCCGGTGGCGGCAAGCATTCGCATCGCCAAAAGTTTTAAACAGGCGATCGCATTTTCCATTTTCTTCGGGGAGCTGTCGGTCATCGCCGGGCTTTTGGCGGCGTATGAGCTCGATTGGGCGCCGGGCGGGACGATCGTCGTGCTGGCGGTCGCCATTTTGCTTCTCGTATTAGGATGGAAAAAATGGAAAAGGGGACGGTAA
- a CDS encoding Fur family transcriptional regulator: MNIGEALQLMKEKGFKYTEKRRQMLELFADRDKYLTAKEVLEALRSAYPGLSFDTVYRNLSLFAALGILEMTELSGEKHFRFACDARRHHHHFICVQCGKTKEIDACPMDRLGPELDGYEIADHKFEIYGTCLQCQKHLPV; encoded by the coding sequence ATGAATATCGGCGAAGCGTTGCAGCTGATGAAAGAAAAGGGATTTAAATATACTGAAAAACGGAGACAAATGCTCGAGCTGTTTGCCGATCGCGATAAATATTTGACGGCGAAGGAAGTGCTCGAAGCGCTTCGCTCCGCGTATCCAGGCTTAAGCTTTGACACCGTATACCGCAATTTATCGCTCTTCGCTGCACTCGGCATTTTAGAGATGACCGAGCTGTCCGGGGAAAAGCATTTCCGCTTTGCCTGTGATGCCCGCCGCCATCACCACCATTTTATTTGCGTCCAGTGCGGGAAAACAAAGGAAATTGATGCTTGCCCGATGGACAGGCTCGGCCCAGAGCTCGACGGTTATGAAATTGCTGACCATAAATTTGAAATTTACGGCACATGTCTGCAATGTCAAAAACATCTCCCGGTATAA
- the ispG gene encoding flavodoxin-dependent (E)-4-hydroxy-3-methylbut-2-enyl-diphosphate synthase encodes MSEIIHRSKTRPVRVGPLTIGGSNEVVIQSMTTTKTHDVDATVAQIHRLEEAGCQVVRVACPDERAAEAISEIKKRINIPLVADIHFDYKLALKAIEGGVDKIRINPGNIGRREKVEAVVKAAKERGVPIRIGVNAGSLEKRILEKYGYPTADGMVESALYHIRILEELDFHDIIVSLKASDVRLAIEAYEKAARTFDYPLHVGITEAGTLFSGTIKSAVGLGAILSKGIGNTIRVSLSADPVEEVKVAREILKTFGLASNAATLISCPTCGRIEIDLISIANEIEDYIAKIKAPIKVAVLGCAVNGPGEAREADIGIAGARGEGLLFRHGKIVRKVPEEQMVEELKKEVDKLAEEYFAKQKEKEAALKGGGLE; translated from the coding sequence GTGAGTGAAATCATCCATCGTTCAAAAACACGGCCAGTCCGCGTCGGGCCGCTGACGATCGGCGGCAGCAACGAAGTCGTCATCCAAAGCATGACAACGACAAAAACGCACGATGTCGATGCGACGGTGGCCCAAATTCACCGGCTTGAAGAGGCGGGCTGCCAAGTCGTCCGCGTCGCCTGTCCGGACGAACGGGCCGCTGAGGCCATATCGGAAATTAAGAAGCGAATCAACATCCCGCTTGTCGCCGACATCCACTTTGACTATAAATTGGCGTTAAAAGCGATTGAAGGCGGCGTCGATAAAATCCGCATCAACCCGGGCAATATCGGGCGCCGCGAGAAGGTGGAAGCGGTCGTCAAAGCCGCGAAAGAACGCGGCGTGCCGATCCGCATCGGCGTCAACGCCGGGTCGCTTGAGAAACGCATTTTAGAGAAATACGGATATCCGACCGCCGACGGCATGGTCGAGAGCGCCTTGTACCATATCCGCATTTTGGAGGAGCTCGATTTTCACGATATTATCGTTTCGTTAAAAGCGTCCGATGTCCGTCTCGCCATTGAAGCGTATGAAAAAGCGGCGCGCACGTTTGACTACCCGCTTCACGTCGGCATTACCGAAGCCGGGACGCTCTTTTCCGGCACGATTAAAAGCGCGGTCGGACTCGGGGCCATTTTAAGCAAAGGCATCGGCAATACGATCCGCGTTTCCTTAAGCGCCGATCCGGTTGAAGAGGTGAAAGTGGCGCGCGAAATTTTAAAAACGTTCGGGCTCGCCTCCAATGCAGCGACGCTCATTTCCTGCCCGACGTGCGGACGGATTGAGATCGACTTGATCAGCATCGCCAATGAAATCGAGGACTATATCGCCAAAATTAAGGCACCGATCAAAGTCGCCGTGCTCGGCTGCGCCGTCAACGGACCGGGCGAAGCGCGCGAAGCCGATATCGGCATCGCCGGCGCCCGCGGCGAGGGTCTGTTGTTCCGCCACGGCAAAATTGTCCGCAAAGTGCCGGAAGAGCAGATGGTCGAAGAACTGAAGAAAGAAGTCGACAAGCTGGCCGAAGAATATTTTGCAAAACAAAAGGAAAAAGAAGCTGCTCTGAAAGGCGGCGGTCTAGAGTAA
- a CDS encoding LysM peptidoglycan-binding domain-containing protein, whose translation MKKWFLLLVAFLVGYIAYEDVTVGTLPGSSKAPVVRENTGMPSYKVIKIKAGDTLLSIAEREQQGPLPVSIETLIRDFEKLNPEAKADALQIGKTYKIPVYEK comes from the coding sequence ATGAAAAAGTGGTTTTTGTTGCTCGTCGCCTTCCTTGTCGGCTATATCGCGTACGAAGATGTAACCGTCGGAACGCTTCCGGGATCATCAAAGGCACCGGTTGTTCGAGAGAACACAGGCATGCCCTCCTATAAGGTCATCAAAATTAAAGCCGGCGACACACTGTTATCCATTGCCGAACGCGAACAGCAAGGGCCGCTTCCCGTTTCCATTGAGACATTGATTCGCGACTTTGAAAAACTAAATCCAGAAGCAAAAGCGGATGCCCTTCAAATTGGAAAAACATACAAAATTCCGGTGTACGAAAAATAG
- a CDS encoding methyl-accepting chemotaxis protein has product MRKTFGKISLQNQLMILFIAILIATVGIVGVISYIKAKHETMLAIEHRLQRETDMMYELAQQFLFMYVGDQNRFMERVNTSVRKQQAELMQDGIPAEFFLVTETAHPFHINRRSRLMFSETLIEHIKKEKNGISYTVINGNDYTLVYRSIQELKGVYVIVVPTSSYMNAIHQMAVFIFTATLIGACVASLLIVAFVRTLTAPIIRLQGAMKKVASGDLSPSPLIVSQTREIQSLVGSFQQMVQNMREMMYHICVTTEQLADKGEQLKTVSKKTMQSNEKLMESIGIVKRGAEETASSSDLTIAFFQQMKEDIMQVTKQMEMIEESSHYMNTAALEGGRQTKQMTQLVQELEQEFAKMAEAVREVENYSSSVVTVVQVIREIAEQTKCLSLNATIEAARAGEAGKGFAVVAKEVRSLAEQSGKAAESVAKTMTEMVEVIIKASKQCTDVSGRFSAYIQTSYRSKTALDELLNEIAVVTENIEKMKRSMAELAQSIPAMEQATVSFVSTAQQTLASAEQMLYSSRTQTMEMNTMHAIGFEIIELGQTLRKRVERFEMSG; this is encoded by the coding sequence ATGAGAAAGACATTTGGAAAGATCAGTCTGCAAAATCAGCTAATGATTCTGTTTATCGCTATTTTGATTGCCACAGTCGGAATAGTCGGCGTAATATCGTATATCAAAGCTAAACATGAAACGATGCTGGCAATTGAACACCGCCTTCAACGAGAAACCGATATGATGTATGAATTGGCTCAGCAGTTTTTGTTTATGTACGTAGGAGATCAGAACCGCTTTATGGAACGGGTGAATACAAGCGTCCGCAAGCAACAGGCAGAACTGATGCAGGACGGAATACCAGCCGAATTTTTTCTCGTTACTGAAACGGCCCATCCGTTCCACATCAATCGGCGTTCGCGTCTTATGTTTTCAGAAACGCTCATCGAACATATCAAAAAAGAAAAGAACGGCATTTCCTATACAGTTATAAATGGGAATGATTATACGCTTGTTTATCGAAGCATACAGGAGTTAAAAGGAGTTTACGTCATTGTGGTGCCTACCAGTTCATACATGAACGCCATCCACCAAATGGCTGTTTTCATTTTCACGGCAACGCTCATCGGTGCATGCGTTGCTTCGCTCCTGATTGTCGCGTTTGTACGCACGTTGACAGCACCGATCATCCGGCTTCAGGGAGCGATGAAAAAGGTAGCTAGTGGCGACTTGAGCCCTAGCCCGCTCATTGTTTCCCAAACGCGGGAAATCCAATCATTGGTTGGTAGTTTTCAACAGATGGTTCAAAACATGAGGGAGATGATGTATCACATATGCGTTACAACGGAACAGTTGGCGGATAAAGGGGAACAATTAAAAACAGTGTCTAAAAAAACGATGCAAAGCAACGAGAAATTGATGGAATCGATTGGAATTGTCAAGCGGGGAGCTGAAGAAACCGCTTCTTCCTCCGATTTAACGATTGCTTTTTTTCAACAAATGAAAGAAGACATTATGCAGGTCACGAAACAGATGGAAATGATCGAGGAAAGCTCGCACTATATGAATACAGCTGCCCTTGAGGGAGGGAGACAAACGAAACAAATGACTCAGTTGGTTCAGGAGCTTGAACAGGAATTTGCCAAAATGGCGGAAGCGGTAAGAGAGGTCGAGAATTACTCATCATCGGTCGTCACGGTCGTGCAAGTCATTCGTGAGATCGCTGAGCAAACGAAATGTCTTTCTTTGAACGCGACGATTGAGGCGGCAAGAGCGGGAGAGGCTGGAAAAGGGTTTGCTGTGGTGGCCAAGGAAGTGAGATCATTAGCAGAACAGTCCGGGAAAGCAGCTGAATCGGTTGCCAAAACAATGACGGAGATGGTGGAAGTGATTATAAAAGCTTCTAAGCAATGCACTGACGTTTCAGGGCGTTTTTCTGCCTACATACAGACATCGTATCGATCCAAAACCGCTCTTGATGAACTGCTAAACGAGATTGCTGTTGTTACAGAGAATATTGAAAAAATGAAGCGAAGCATGGCTGAGCTGGCCCAATCGATTCCGGCCATGGAGCAGGCGACGGTTTCGTTCGTATCAACGGCCCAACAAACGTTGGCAAGCGCCGAACAAATGCTGTATTCTTCTCGTACGCAAACAATGGAAATGAACACGATGCATGCGATCGGGTTCGAAATCATTGAGCTCGGCCAAACGCTGAGGAAACGTGTTGAACGGTTTGAAATGAGCGGATAA
- a CDS encoding DUF1189 domain-containing protein, translating to MNVFVQLWKSLYSPKDIARFRFQGIGKTIGYLFLLTLLSVLPTFYYASTSLAESIRTTSALLRNDLPPFSIENGELRSEAAEPIHIDQGGFTIVFDSTGKVTRREVERLPNAIALLKHEAVLVAGYQAQHYSYATFPDVTITDEDVRVFIASLQSLLPVLIPLFGLVLYVLACAGKFVSVCLLAFFGLMFAGMLDKKLRYRHTWIMSAYAITLSTVFFALMETVQTIVPYSTFIHWFVSLAVLFLAAKEVPAAVQRND from the coding sequence ATGAATGTATTCGTCCAACTATGGAAAAGCCTATATTCCCCCAAAGACATCGCCCGTTTTCGATTTCAAGGAATTGGAAAAACAATTGGCTATTTGTTTTTGCTGACGCTTTTATCCGTTCTCCCAACTTTTTACTATGCTTCAACGTCGCTAGCTGAGAGCATTCGCACGACAAGCGCTTTGTTGCGTAACGACCTCCCGCCCTTTTCGATTGAAAACGGCGAGCTTCGCTCAGAAGCGGCTGAACCGATTCATATTGACCAAGGTGGATTTACGATCGTTTTTGACAGCACGGGTAAGGTGACGAGACGGGAAGTAGAACGGTTGCCGAATGCCATCGCCTTGTTGAAACATGAGGCTGTGCTCGTCGCCGGCTATCAGGCGCAGCACTACAGCTATGCCACGTTTCCAGACGTAACCATCACTGATGAGGACGTGCGCGTGTTTATTGCCAGCTTGCAGTCGCTTCTCCCGGTTCTTATTCCGCTTTTCGGGCTTGTTTTATATGTGCTCGCTTGCGCGGGGAAATTCGTCAGCGTTTGCTTACTCGCTTTCTTTGGCCTCATGTTTGCCGGCATGTTAGACAAAAAGCTTCGCTACCGTCATACATGGATCATGTCGGCTTATGCGATTACGCTGTCGACGGTCTTTTTTGCTTTAATGGAAACAGTCCAAACGATCGTGCCGTATAGCACCTTTATCCATTGGTTCGTTTCGCTCGCCGTCCTTTTCTTAGCAGCCAAAGAAGTCCCTGCAGCCGTCCAACGCAATGACTAG
- the sodA gene encoding superoxide dismutase SodA, giving the protein MPFELPALPYAYDALEPHIDKETMNIHHTKHHNTYVTNLNAALEGHADLQNKSLEELLSNLEVLPESIRTAVRNNGGGHANHSLFWTILSPNGGGEPTGELAEAINQKFGSFAAFKDEFSKAAAGRFGSGWAWLVVNNGELEITSTPNQDSPIMEGKTPILGLDVWEHAYYLKYQNRRPEYIAAFWNVVNWDEVAKRYSEAKAK; this is encoded by the coding sequence ATGCCATTTGAACTGCCGGCATTGCCGTATGCGTACGATGCGCTCGAGCCGCATATCGACAAAGAAACGATGAACATCCACCACACGAAGCACCATAACACATACGTGACGAACTTAAATGCGGCGCTTGAAGGGCATGCTGATTTGCAAAACAAGTCGTTGGAAGAGTTGCTCAGCAATTTGGAAGTCCTTCCGGAAAGCATTCGCACCGCAGTGCGCAACAACGGCGGCGGCCATGCGAACCATTCGCTCTTCTGGACGATTTTATCGCCAAACGGCGGCGGCGAACCGACAGGTGAGCTGGCTGAAGCGATCAACCAAAAATTCGGCAGCTTTGCGGCGTTTAAAGACGAGTTTTCGAAAGCAGCCGCTGGCCGTTTCGGCTCCGGCTGGGCGTGGCTTGTCGTCAACAACGGCGAGCTGGAAATTACGAGCACGCCGAACCAAGACTCGCCAATCATGGAAGGCAAAACGCCGATCCTTGGCTTGGACGTTTGGGAGCATGCGTACTACTTGAAATACCAAAACCGCCGTCCGGAATACATTGCGGCGTTCTGGAACGTCGTCAACTGGGATGAAGTCGCGAAACGATACAGTGAAGCAAAAGCAAAATAA